In Rhinoraja longicauda isolate Sanriku21f chromosome 13, sRhiLon1.1, whole genome shotgun sequence, one genomic interval encodes:
- the LOC144599210 gene encoding G-protein coupled receptor 55, translating into MLFLCRIKKAMGRGSHSNTSSSCEFKTAVEENIIHLVVYIPIFIIGLPFNLLALYMFCGKIKKWTESTIYMSNLALADILLLFSLPFKMLNRDSGWPFGRAFCSLVESIYFVNMYASIFIITSISIDRYVAIIHPLKARAFRSPRNTLIICFLIWVFVWLGSIPVYQFHDDSSSNYTTNNRIVCFHGFSDKSWSPALIIFVELVGFMIPLTIITFCSVRIMRKLFQRQSDIPVNCIRIISVNLVIFICSFVPAHLGIFLQFLVRQDIIGQNYCSEQKAISLFVQSSMCIANINCCLDAICYYFVAKEFREQGSRTKRSLASIFSNISL; encoded by the coding sequence ATGCTTTTTCTTTGCAGGATCAAGAAGGCCATGGGACGAGGCAGCCACAGCAACACAAGCTCAAGCTGTGAGTTCAAAACAGCTGTGGAAGAGAATATCATCCACCTAGTGGTCTACATCCCCATCTTCATCATAGGGCTGCCCTTCAACTTACTGGCCCTTTATATGTTCTGTGGCAAGATTAAGAAATGGACTGAATCCACCATTTACATGAGCAACCTTGCTTTGGCAGATATTCTGTTGTTGTTCTCCCTTCCTTTTAAGATGCTCAACCGAGATAGTGGTTGGCCCTTTGGAAGGGCCTTCTGCTCCTTAGTAGAATCCATCTACTTTGTCAATATGTACGCCAGCATTTTCATCATCACCTCCATTAGTATTGATCGTTATGTCGCCATCATCCATCCTTTGAAAGCAAGAGCCTTCCGATCACCCCGGAATACCTTGATCATCTGCTTCCTTATTTGGGTCTTTGTCTGGCTGGGAAGCATCCCTGTTTATCAATTTCACGATGATTCAAGCTCCAATTACACCACAAACAACAGAATTGTCTGCTTCCATGGGTTTTCTGATAAGTCCTGGAGCCCAGCGTTAATTATTTTTGTGGAGCTAGTGGGCTTTATGATCCCGCTAACCATCATAACGTTTTGTTCAGTCCGAATCATGAGGAAACTTTTTCAGAGGCAAAGTGACATCCCTGTAAACTGCATTAGAATCATTAGTGTCAATCTGGTAATCTTTATCTGTTCATTTGTACCTGCCCACCTTGGCATCTTTCTCCAGTTTTTAGTACGGCAGGACATCATTGGCCAAAATTACTGTTCAGAACAAAAAGCCATTAGCCTATTTGTACAGAGCAGCATGTGTATAGCCAATATCAACTGTTGTCTGGATGCTATATGTTATTATTTTGTTGCAAAGGAATTCCGTGAGCAAGGTTCACGCACCAAACGGTCCTTGGCTAGCATTTTCTCAAACATTTCTTTGTGA